One segment of Paenibacillus sp. FSL R7-0337 DNA contains the following:
- a CDS encoding alpha-amylase: MKRNHTMMQFFEWHVAADGEHWKRLAQMAPELKAAGIDSVWVPPVTKAVSPEDTGYGVYDLYDLGEFDQKGDVRTKYGTKQELIDAIAECLKNGIAVYVDLVMNHKAGADETEVFEVIEVDRNDRTKDISEPFEIEGWTKFDFPGRGDEYSSFKWNHTHFNGTDFDAKEGRSGVFRIDGTNKGWNENVDTEFGNYDYLMFANIDYLNADVKQEMLNWGKWLVDTLQCSGYRLDAIKHINHEFIKEFAMEMKKKRGEDFYIVGEFWNSNLEACREFLNTVDYQIDLFDVSLHYKLYSAALAGRDFDLTHIFDDTLVQTHPANAVTFVDNHDSQPHEALESWVGDWFKQSAYALILLRRDGYPVVFYGDYYGIGGPAPMEGKKDAIDPLLCARYTKAYGEQDDYFDHPNTIGWVRRGVQEIEGSGCAVVISNGDNGEKRMFVGEARSGEVWEDFTHNREESVTIGEDGWAVFPVNGGSVSVWALPEPKPADACAEE; encoded by the coding sequence ATGAAGAGAAATCATACTATGATGCAATTTTTTGAATGGCATGTCGCGGCGGACGGAGAACACTGGAAACGCCTGGCCCAGATGGCCCCGGAGCTGAAGGCGGCGGGCATTGATTCGGTGTGGGTCCCCCCTGTGACTAAGGCCGTCTCGCCCGAAGATACCGGCTATGGGGTCTACGATCTCTACGACCTTGGTGAATTCGATCAAAAGGGCGATGTGCGCACAAAGTACGGAACCAAACAGGAGTTAATCGACGCGATTGCCGAGTGCCTGAAGAACGGCATTGCGGTCTACGTGGATCTGGTCATGAACCATAAAGCCGGAGCGGATGAGACGGAGGTCTTCGAGGTCATTGAGGTGGATCGAAACGACCGTACCAAGGATATCTCCGAGCCGTTCGAGATTGAAGGCTGGACCAAATTCGATTTCCCGGGGCGCGGGGATGAATACTCCAGCTTCAAGTGGAATCATACTCACTTCAACGGGACCGATTTCGATGCCAAGGAAGGCCGCAGCGGCGTCTTCCGGATTGACGGCACGAATAAAGGCTGGAATGAGAATGTGGATACCGAATTCGGCAACTACGACTATCTGATGTTCGCCAACATCGATTACCTCAATGCAGATGTGAAGCAGGAGATGCTGAACTGGGGCAAATGGCTGGTGGATACGCTGCAATGCAGCGGATACCGGCTGGATGCAATCAAGCATATCAACCACGAGTTCATCAAGGAATTCGCCATGGAGATGAAAAAGAAACGCGGCGAGGATTTCTACATCGTCGGTGAATTCTGGAACTCCAATCTGGAGGCCTGCCGCGAATTCCTGAACACTGTCGATTACCAGATCGATCTGTTCGATGTCTCTCTTCATTACAAGCTGTACTCCGCTGCACTGGCAGGCCGGGACTTCGACCTGACGCATATCTTCGATGATACGCTGGTCCAGACACATCCCGCGAATGCTGTCACCTTCGTCGACAATCATGATTCCCAGCCTCATGAAGCGCTGGAATCCTGGGTGGGCGACTGGTTCAAGCAAAGTGCCTATGCCCTGATTCTGCTGCGGCGCGACGGATATCCCGTGGTCTTCTACGGGGATTATTACGGCATCGGCGGCCCTGCCCCGATGGAAGGCAAGAAGGACGCCATCGATCCTCTGCTCTGCGCCCGCTACACCAAGGCGTACGGGGAGCAGGACGATTACTTCGACCATCCGAACACCATCGGCTGGGTCCGGCGCGGCGTTCAGGAGATCGAAGGCTCCGGCTGCGCTGTAGTCATCTCCAACGGAGACAACGGAGAGAAGCGGATGTTCGTGGGCGAAGCGCGCAGCGGGGAGGTATGGGAGGACTTCACCCATAACCGTGAGGAGTCCGTCACCATCGGTGAAGACGGCTGGGCCGTATTCCCGGTGAACGGCGGCAGCGTCTCCGTCTGGGCCTTACCCGAGCCGAAGCCGGCCGATGCCTGCGCGGAGGAGTAA
- a CDS encoding histidine kinase N-terminal 7TM domain-containing protein, with amino-acid sequence MASMISNYIIIVSISGVLNALLALFAFYRKTDFSGLRAFIVSSAASAVYTFAFALELSGNSMEQIKFWIKLEYLGMPYIAPSSLLMIMHFVGLEKLVSKKLLVFLYSVPVISTVLVWTNDSHHLFYKSIYFRGDAPTPLVDIVMGPWYIVQGSLTFGCMLAGMCLILWRWGRMRRAYLRQMLIIFVGQFLPALGAFLYLMDLTPYGTDPVPVVMSVTSSLYIWAILSRGMLTAAPIARENLFESMRDGVLVMDLSDKLVDYNRAAAEMLEDLDAAAIGRPLAQLFLPAGKEAVDYVMNSNPQISEEQELVWHSGGEVRYYQVRSSPVQKHDGHLAGRMIMLIDVTERTLLQDKLLQLATIDSLTGIYNRTHFMELSRERLKEAAGSAAPFSVILLDIDFFKNINDRYGHQHGDMALQHVVSVCRQHVREGDVFGRYGGEEFVLSLPGAPLKEAALISERIRRDIEQSTFSTFTGTIKITASFGVTEAFRRSISLEELLSEADHALYSSKRNGRNSVHLYGVSSITRFKPM; translated from the coding sequence ATGGCATCTATGATTTCCAACTACATTATTATCGTTTCGATCTCCGGTGTGCTGAACGCCTTGCTCGCCCTGTTTGCTTTTTACAGGAAGACTGACTTCTCGGGTCTGCGCGCATTCATCGTCAGCTCCGCCGCCTCGGCGGTATACACATTTGCCTTCGCACTTGAACTCTCAGGGAACTCGATGGAACAGATTAAGTTCTGGATCAAGCTGGAGTATCTCGGAATGCCGTACATCGCGCCCTCCAGTCTGCTGATGATCATGCATTTCGTAGGCTTAGAGAAGCTGGTCTCCAAAAAACTGCTGGTCTTCCTCTACTCCGTCCCCGTGATCTCCACGGTGCTTGTCTGGACCAACGACTCCCATCACCTGTTCTATAAGTCTATCTACTTCCGGGGAGACGCACCTACACCGCTGGTGGATATCGTCATGGGGCCCTGGTATATCGTGCAGGGCAGTCTGACCTTCGGCTGTATGCTGGCGGGTATGTGCCTGATCCTCTGGCGCTGGGGGCGGATGCGGCGGGCTTATCTGCGGCAGATGCTGATTATTTTTGTCGGACAATTCCTGCCTGCGCTGGGGGCCTTCCTCTATCTGATGGACCTGACTCCGTATGGAACAGACCCTGTTCCCGTTGTGATGAGCGTAACCTCGTCCCTGTATATATGGGCCATTCTGTCCAGAGGGATGCTGACTGCCGCGCCGATTGCCCGCGAGAATCTGTTCGAGAGCATGCGCGACGGCGTACTGGTCATGGACCTCTCCGACAAGCTGGTGGACTATAACCGGGCCGCTGCCGAGATGCTTGAAGATCTGGATGCTGCCGCCATCGGCCGCCCGCTGGCCCAGCTCTTCCTGCCTGCCGGCAAAGAGGCGGTCGATTATGTAATGAATTCCAATCCGCAGATCAGTGAAGAGCAGGAGCTGGTGTGGCATTCCGGCGGAGAAGTCCGCTATTATCAGGTCCGTTCCTCCCCGGTGCAGAAGCATGACGGCCATCTCGCCGGGCGGATGATCATGCTGATCGATGTTACTGAACGGACCCTGCTCCAGGACAAGCTGCTACAGCTCGCCACCATCGACAGCCTGACCGGCATCTACAACCGGACCCACTTCATGGAGCTGAGCCGAGAGCGGCTGAAGGAAGCTGCCGGCTCCGCCGCCCCTTTCTCGGTCATCCTGCTGGATATCGATTTCTTCAAGAATATTAACGACCGCTACGGGCATCAGCACGGGGATATGGCCTTACAGCATGTAGTAAGCGTATGCCGCCAGCATGTCCGGGAGGGGGACGTCTTCGGACGGTACGGAGGTGAGGAATTCGTCTTAAGCCTGCCGGGAGCCCCCTTGAAGGAAGCGGCCCTGATCTCTGAGCGCATCCGCAGGGACATCGAGCAGAGCACCTTCTCCACCTTCACCGGAACCATTAAAATCACAGCCAGCTTCGGCGTAACTGAAGCCTTCCGCCGTTCGATCTCACTGGAGGAGCTGCTCTCAGAAGCAGACCACGCCCTCTATTCCTCCAAGCGGAACGGCCGCAATAGCGTTCATCTCTATGGCGTCTCCTCCATCACCCGCTTCAAGCCCATGTGA
- a CDS encoding DUF72 domain-containing protein, with protein MIKIGLTGFGDHEELYGKIKPADRLPAYSAHFPIVEIDSSFYAVQPVRNYEKWVNQTPEAFQFIVKAYQGMTGHLREKKNYYDTPEEMYRAFHTSIAPVRSAGKLAMALFQFPPWFDCTKDNVDFLREAKELLLDVPAAIEFRNDSWYSPEMRERTLRFLEQEGWIHTIADEPQAGSGSVPIVPVATRPDLTYVRLHGRNTAGWNQSSHPDWRKLRYLYCYSTEELTQWRDRLLELEQTCKNIYVVFNNNSAGDATPNALELQSLLGIDGGLAPRQLDLFT; from the coding sequence ATGATCAAGATTGGGCTGACCGGCTTCGGAGACCATGAGGAGCTGTACGGCAAAATCAAACCCGCCGACCGCCTGCCCGCCTACAGCGCCCATTTTCCCATTGTGGAGATTGACAGCTCCTTCTATGCGGTTCAGCCGGTCCGAAATTACGAGAAATGGGTGAATCAGACGCCGGAGGCGTTCCAATTCATTGTGAAGGCTTATCAGGGAATGACCGGACATCTGCGGGAAAAAAAGAATTACTACGATACGCCGGAGGAGATGTACCGGGCCTTCCATACCTCTATCGCTCCTGTCCGCTCAGCGGGGAAGCTGGCGATGGCCCTGTTTCAATTCCCGCCCTGGTTCGACTGCACCAAAGACAACGTGGATTTCCTGCGTGAGGCGAAGGAGCTGCTGCTGGATGTGCCCGCTGCCATCGAATTCCGTAATGATTCCTGGTACAGCCCTGAGATGCGTGAGCGGACCCTCCGTTTCCTGGAGCAGGAAGGCTGGATTCATACGATAGCCGACGAGCCGCAGGCAGGTTCCGGCTCCGTCCCGATTGTCCCTGTCGCCACCCGGCCGGACCTCACCTACGTGCGGCTGCACGGGCGCAACACCGCAGGCTGGAACCAGAGCAGTCACCCGGACTGGCGCAAGCTTCGCTATCTGTACTGCTACAGCACCGAGGAACTGACGCAGTGGCGGGACCGGCTGCTGGAGCTTGAACAGACCTGTAAGAATATTTACGTGGTATTTAATAATAATTCTGCCGGGGATGCCACTCCTAATGCTCTAGAGCTGCAATCGCTGCTCGGGATCGACGGCGGACTGGCCCCGCGCCAGCTGGACTTGTTCACCTGA